The following coding sequences are from one Epilithonimonas vandammei window:
- a CDS encoding alpha-2-macroglobulin family protein: MKILKSLLVFLLIFATMNFSAQNYYDQQWKKIEDNYKKGTYKSNLPIILEIQNQALKDNNAIQIIKSLKAEFSITKQTYDDTKNDENSKFFAKLQSTETKLKGDEKQLFHLLTLEFIKDYYQNNSWKINQKTNIDTSTSLSAEQYLEQIETWSKLDFKNYLSKNYSELEKENSALKKISMQKYKEIFDESDNLDYFPTLSDWYNYNYIEFLRNQNLFTPNELKLNSTKINSIFDSEIASLSGNSQLYFKHQKINYQCELNNCKDKFAQLEKLVEDESVKGDYKVLIIDDMIEILQQKEDYKLALIWANDAKELYPKSKFLNNITNKENQIKNPQLNIFYENETQSNKPIHIVAEGKNVRQFSLNIYEVKDDTQGFLNYVFDSYKTPFAKVKKSLVRKDQFTLPESFDFKTHKTSLELKALPAGIYLAEYVVENSVKSNFYFIVSDSKIIFSKKDALLPFDKLKTGLAQDDNSGGNILKLVNNENGKAFANENLEIVEYVRGKPIVKHSVKTDASGNFKFPNSENKEYYRNFLVKNGSNYSMINVYGYDNGNRNKSENQESAQIFLDRKIYRPGQIVYFKVIATGINGETQKVKTLEKVPLNITLNDANGEKLQTLKLTTNEFGSVNGSFTLPKNKLNGNFNIEVDNEDDNSDYNISGYTDFNVEEYKRPKFEVTFDPIKDEYKYGQTIELKGKAMMFSGVPLSNSTVNYEIKKQNIRWRYFWWYPRGNDNENSILGDVKTNEKGEFTIKIELKKDETLDGIQIDNYAVNASVTDINGETQSANTNVKVASVSHYITANEIGNTFSDEAVKLNVDTKNYNDQVLKKSYNVKLEKLAEPKQIFRDNFASAVQDLPKLSKEEFVQKFPHDRFDKNDDVKNWKIEKQLINRIENPSTDNQQLTTNLDLGKIEAGTYKLQLYNIEGKDTIKTEQFFKVWDKKSLGQNQNPFLEVIKPTQDFKRGEKAKVFVYSAIPDAVVNIFIQNGKGETVTETKSLKNGVLEYETVIPKDESISRVNLQFQLVAFNDIKTESVDLKIADSQDDLKIETVTFRDKLQPGQKEKWTIKISGADKEKINAEVLANMYDKSLDQFAVNSWNWQGFYSQFFQSSYNLNEGLSQENYNKNFKYLKDYNISNPQFNWFDGSIYGAGTSIRIRGLASNKVYAESRMMDMALPAPVKMAKVETPPPPIEKQMENSPQSPNEIKNKKEENLDKIPVRQNLNETAFFYPNLLTDKDGNVSFEFTSPEALTQWKVMFLAHTKDARSAILEKSVVTQKEFSITPNYPRFLREGDELNLQTKISSLVNQKLTGFAQLQILDAFTNEDISEKFGISQLTAVSGYNKEQSFSLAENGNASATWKLKVPNNVSSIIIKIIAKGEPLNPLKGTSFSDGEQKAIAVLPNRMLVTDALPIFVKEGQTKTFTLENLKNSNSKTLTNVSNTLELTTNPIWEIMFALPSLKDDTNNSADVIFNKWFADVLASEIFKANPKLKTVFDEYQSKGLLTSNLEKNQELKQLLLDETPWVLESKNETEQMAKISLLFNSNMMRNSINDDWSELVKLQNPDGGFSWYQGYPSSYYTSLYILKNLGRINEWLKGNLSDYQSSEQKEMVKKLVSYVDNEVNKYWRTDKDNVWNNFVLDYLDTRHYWEKEYALKGKGATLKTAVIAKAKKADIKDFTFFGLHRAALLFNQYGLKEVSKKLMTYLKETSTETENQGVYWKQNLNDWGWYSSKTVNHAGAIEAFQKLTPMDENFIEEMKIWLITQKEVNSWGNSRGTAEVIFTILNSGKSWTSNESDKAEITWGGKQLNPQTQATGYVKQTVTSDNLDKNLSTVTIKKESAGIVQGGLFWQYYEDLDKIKSSESYISISKELYKKVKTENGEQLMKINENSPIKVGDKITVRMILNTDRNMEFIHLKDMRAAGFEPLDVISGYQWKNNLGYYQSTKDASTNFYIEYMPKGKYVFEYDYVANASGKFSNGITTLQNYYAPQMNAHTQGTKVVISE; the protein is encoded by the coding sequence ATGAAAATCCTAAAATCCTTATTAGTATTCTTATTGATATTTGCTACTATGAATTTTTCCGCTCAAAACTATTACGACCAGCAATGGAAAAAAATCGAAGACAATTATAAAAAAGGAACTTACAAATCCAATCTTCCGATTATTCTGGAAATACAAAATCAAGCTTTGAAAGACAACAATGCCATTCAAATCATCAAATCTTTGAAAGCTGAATTCAGTATTACAAAGCAGACTTATGATGATACGAAGAATGACGAAAATTCAAAATTCTTTGCGAAACTTCAAAGCACGGAAACTAAATTAAAGGGCGATGAAAAACAATTATTTCATCTTCTGACTTTAGAATTTATCAAAGATTATTATCAGAATAATTCCTGGAAAATCAATCAGAAAACCAATATTGACACTTCGACTTCGCTCAGTGCAGAGCAATATTTAGAGCAAATCGAAACTTGGAGCAAGCTGGATTTCAAAAATTATTTGTCGAAGAATTATTCAGAATTAGAAAAAGAAAACTCTGCTTTGAAGAAAATATCGATGCAGAAATACAAGGAAATCTTTGACGAATCTGATAATCTAGATTATTTTCCGACACTTTCCGATTGGTATAATTACAATTATATTGAGTTCTTAAGAAATCAAAACCTCTTCACTCCGAATGAATTGAAATTGAATTCGACAAAAATAAATTCCATTTTTGATTCGGAAATTGCTTCACTTTCTGGTAATTCTCAATTGTATTTTAAACATCAGAAAATCAATTATCAATGTGAATTAAATAATTGCAAAGACAAATTTGCTCAACTTGAAAAGCTGGTTGAAGACGAATCGGTGAAAGGCGATTACAAAGTCCTGATTATTGATGATATGATTGAGATTCTTCAGCAAAAAGAAGATTATAAGCTGGCTTTGATTTGGGCCAATGATGCCAAAGAACTCTATCCCAAATCGAAGTTCCTGAACAACATCACGAACAAAGAAAATCAGATTAAAAACCCGCAACTTAATATCTTTTATGAGAATGAAACTCAATCCAACAAACCGATTCACATTGTTGCAGAAGGAAAAAATGTACGGCAATTTTCACTGAACATTTATGAAGTGAAAGATGATACGCAAGGTTTTCTGAATTATGTTTTTGATTCTTACAAAACGCCATTTGCGAAAGTGAAAAAATCGTTGGTAAGAAAAGACCAATTCACGCTTCCAGAATCTTTTGATTTCAAAACACACAAAACATCTTTGGAACTGAAAGCACTACCAGCAGGAATTTATTTGGCAGAATATGTTGTGGAAAATTCGGTTAAGAGTAATTTTTATTTCATCGTTTCTGATTCGAAAATTATTTTTTCTAAAAAAGATGCCCTTCTACCTTTCGACAAGCTCAAGACAGGCTTAGCTCAGGATGACAATTCTGGTGGAAATATTCTGAAACTCGTCAACAACGAAAACGGAAAAGCTTTTGCCAACGAAAACCTTGAAATTGTTGAATATGTAAGAGGAAAACCAATCGTAAAACATTCTGTGAAAACCGATGCTTCCGGAAATTTTAAATTTCCAAATTCTGAGAACAAAGAATATTACAGAAATTTTCTTGTGAAAAACGGAAGCAATTATTCGATGATAAATGTTTATGGTTATGATAACGGAAATCGAAACAAATCTGAAAATCAAGAATCTGCACAAATTTTCCTCGACAGAAAAATCTATCGCCCTGGACAAATTGTTTATTTTAAAGTCATTGCTACAGGAATTAATGGTGAAACTCAGAAAGTAAAAACTCTGGAAAAAGTTCCATTGAATATTACTTTGAACGACGCCAACGGCGAAAAATTACAAACTCTGAAATTGACAACCAACGAATTTGGTTCGGTTAACGGCAGTTTCACACTTCCTAAAAATAAGCTGAATGGAAATTTCAATATTGAAGTTGATAACGAAGATGATAATTCTGATTATAATATTTCTGGTTACACGGATTTTAATGTCGAAGAATACAAACGTCCGAAATTTGAAGTAACATTTGACCCGATTAAAGACGAATATAAATATGGCCAAACCATTGAATTGAAAGGAAAAGCAATGATGTTTTCCGGTGTTCCTTTGAGCAATTCGACAGTTAACTATGAAATCAAAAAGCAGAATATCCGTTGGAGATATTTCTGGTGGTATCCTCGTGGAAATGATAACGAAAATTCAATTCTTGGAGATGTAAAAACCAACGAAAAGGGAGAATTTACCATCAAAATCGAGTTGAAAAAAGATGAAACGCTGGACGGAATCCAGATTGATAATTATGCGGTCAACGCTTCTGTTACGGACATCAATGGAGAAACACAATCTGCAAACACCAACGTGAAAGTAGCTTCGGTTTCTCATTATATCACGGCAAATGAAATCGGAAATACTTTTTCCGACGAAGCTGTAAAACTAAATGTTGATACTAAAAATTACAACGACCAAGTTCTGAAAAAATCTTACAACGTAAAACTGGAAAAACTGGCAGAGCCAAAACAGATTTTCAGGGATAATTTTGCATCTGCAGTTCAGGATCTGCCAAAACTCTCTAAGGAAGAATTTGTACAGAAATTTCCTCACGACAGATTTGATAAAAATGATGACGTGAAGAATTGGAAAATTGAAAAACAATTGATTAATCGAATTGAAAATCCATCAACCGACAACCAACAACTAACAACTAATTTAGATTTGGGTAAAATAGAAGCTGGTACTTACAAACTTCAACTTTACAATATCGAAGGAAAAGACACGATAAAAACGGAACAATTCTTCAAAGTTTGGGATAAAAAATCGTTGGGACAAAATCAAAATCCATTCTTGGAAGTGATTAAACCAACACAAGATTTCAAACGAGGTGAAAAAGCAAAAGTGTTTGTTTATTCAGCGATTCCTGATGCTGTGGTCAACATTTTCATTCAAAATGGAAAAGGCGAAACCGTGACTGAAACCAAATCTTTGAAAAATGGAGTTTTGGAATATGAAACGGTGATTCCGAAAGATGAAAGTATTTCAAGAGTGAATTTACAATTCCAATTGGTTGCATTTAATGATATAAAAACGGAATCGGTTGATTTGAAAATCGCGGACAGCCAAGATGATTTGAAAATTGAAACGGTTACTTTCCGAGACAAATTACAGCCTGGACAAAAAGAAAAATGGACGATAAAAATATCTGGCGCTGATAAAGAAAAAATCAATGCTGAAGTTCTAGCGAATATGTATGATAAATCACTTGACCAATTTGCTGTGAATTCTTGGAATTGGCAAGGATTCTATTCTCAGTTTTTCCAGAGTTCTTATAATTTGAATGAAGGATTGTCTCAAGAAAATTATAATAAAAATTTTAAATATTTAAAAGATTATAATATTAGTAATCCTCAATTCAATTGGTTTGATGGAAGTATTTATGGAGCTGGAACATCTATTAGAATTAGAGGTTTAGCTTCAAATAAAGTTTACGCTGAATCTAGAATGATGGATATGGCATTACCTGCGCCAGTAAAAATGGCAAAAGTGGAAACTCCACCACCTCCGATAGAAAAACAGATGGAAAATAGCCCACAATCACCAAATGAAATTAAAAATAAAAAAGAAGAAAACTTAGACAAAATCCCAGTTCGTCAAAACCTCAACGAAACAGCCTTTTTCTATCCAAATCTTCTAACAGATAAAGACGGAAATGTGTCATTCGAGTTCACTTCTCCGGAAGCTCTGACACAATGGAAAGTAATGTTTTTAGCTCATACCAAAGATGCGAGAAGTGCAATTTTGGAAAAATCGGTTGTGACACAGAAAGAATTTTCTATTACTCCAAATTATCCAAGATTCTTACGAGAAGGCGACGAACTGAATCTTCAAACTAAAATCTCAAGTCTGGTTAATCAAAAGTTAACTGGTTTTGCACAATTGCAGATTTTGGATGCATTTACAAATGAAGATATTTCAGAAAAATTCGGAATCAGCCAATTGACAGCAGTTTCCGGATATAATAAAGAACAATCTTTTTCTTTAGCTGAGAATGGAAATGCATCTGCGACTTGGAAACTGAAAGTTCCTAATAATGTTTCTTCAATTATTATTAAAATCATCGCAAAAGGAGAACCCCTAAATCCCCTAAAGGGGACTTCATTCTCCGATGGTGAACAAAAAGCAATTGCCGTTCTTCCAAACAGAATGCTAGTGACCGATGCACTTCCGATTTTTGTAAAAGAAGGACAGACAAAAACTTTCACTTTGGAAAATCTGAAAAACTCGAATTCTAAAACTCTGACTAATGTTTCCAATACTTTGGAATTAACAACCAATCCGATTTGGGAAATTATGTTCGCGCTTCCAAGCCTGAAAGATGATACGAACAATTCTGCAGATGTTATTTTCAACAAATGGTTTGCGGATGTTTTGGCTTCGGAGATTTTTAAAGCGAATCCAAAACTTAAAACTGTTTTTGATGAATACCAGTCCAAAGGTTTATTGACTTCGAATCTTGAAAAAAATCAGGAACTGAAACAATTGTTATTGGATGAAACGCCTTGGGTTTTAGAATCGAAAAATGAAACGGAACAAATGGCGAAAATTTCGCTTCTATTTAATTCCAATATGATGCGTAACTCCATCAATGATGATTGGTCAGAGTTGGTAAAACTGCAAAATCCAGACGGCGGATTCAGTTGGTATCAGGGTTACCCGAGTTCTTATTATACTTCGCTTTATATTTTGAAAAATCTTGGAAGAATCAATGAATGGCTGAAAGGAAATCTTTCTGATTATCAAAGTTCTGAACAGAAAGAAATGGTAAAAAAACTGGTTTCTTATGTGGATAATGAAGTGAATAAATATTGGCGAACAGATAAAGATAACGTTTGGAATAACTTCGTTCTCGATTATCTGGATACACGCCATTATTGGGAAAAAGAATACGCATTGAAAGGTAAAGGAGCAACTTTGAAAACGGCGGTAATTGCAAAAGCGAAAAAAGCCGACATTAAAGATTTCACATTCTTTGGTTTGCACAGAGCTGCTTTGTTATTCAATCAATATGGTTTGAAAGAGGTTTCCAAAAAGCTAATGACTTATTTAAAAGAAACTTCGACAGAAACTGAAAATCAGGGTGTTTATTGGAAACAAAACCTGAACGACTGGGGCTGGTATTCTTCCAAAACAGTGAATCACGCCGGCGCAATTGAAGCGTTCCAAAAACTGACACCGATGGATGAAAACTTTATCGAAGAAATGAAAATCTGGCTGATTACGCAGAAAGAAGTTAATTCCTGGGGAAATTCCAGAGGAACAGCAGAAGTTATTTTTACGATTTTGAATTCAGGGAAATCTTGGACTTCTAATGAAAGTGACAAAGCAGAAATCACTTGGGGCGGAAAACAATTGAATCCTCAAACGCAAGCGACAGGTTATGTGAAACAAACTGTAACTTCTGATAATTTGGATAAAAATCTATCCACAGTTACAATCAAAAAAGAAAGTGCAGGAATTGTTCAGGGTGGATTGTTCTGGCAATATTATGAAGACCTTGATAAAATAAAATCTTCGGAAAGTTATATTTCGATTTCTAAAGAATTGTACAAAAAAGTGAAAACTGAAAATGGTGAACAATTAATGAAAATCAATGAAAATTCGCCTATTAAAGTTGGAGATAAAATTACTGTAAGAATGATTTTGAATACGGATAGAAATATGGAATTCATTCATCTGAAAGATATGCGAGCTGCAGGTTTTGAACCGCTGGATGTGATTTCTGGTTACCAATGGAAGAATAATCTGGGATATTATCAATCCACAAAAGATGCCTCCACCAATTTCTATATCGAATATATGCCAAAAGGAAAATATGTTTTCGAATATGATTATGTTGCTAATGCAAGTGGAAAATTCTCAAACGGCATTACTACGCTTCAAAACTACTATGCTCCGCAGATGAACGCGCATACGCAGGGAACAAAGGTTGTGATTTCAGAATAA